The following nucleotide sequence is from Campylobacter coli 76339.
TCTCCGCTTTTAGAGGGTTCTATATCAAGATCCGTTTTTAATTCTTTATAGATATTTAAAAGACTGGGTGGAATTTTAACCCCATAAGGTACAGAAAAACTAAGTCCCATGGCTTGATTAGGTTGATGATAAGGATCTTGTCCTAAAAGTACAATTTTAAGCTCATCTAAAGGAGTGAGATTAAAAGCATTGAAAGTTAAATTTGCTGGCGGATAGATAATGGCATTATTGTTTAAGGCTTGTATATAGCGTTTTTTAATTTCTAAAAAATAATTCTTGTTAAATTCTTCTTTTAAAAATTCTTTCCAATCGTCATTTATTTTGATATCTTCGATATTTATAGTGATTTTTTCCATGATAAAACTTTCTAAAATATTAAGTTAAAGGTATATTTTATCAAACAAGCTAATAAAAATATATTAATTTTTGCTGAAATAAATAAAATTAATTAATAAATAAAAATTAAATATATATAAAGGAATATTATCTTAAAAAGTCCATTTTATCATATTTTTAAAGAATTAATATTGTTAATCAATTATTAACTAAAATTGCAATATGATTATACTGTTACGAGTGCAAGTGATAAGCTTGTGCGAAAAATTAAAATAAGAAAGGTTTTAAATGGGAACAAGAAAAGAACACGATTTTATCGGGGAATTAGAAATTTCTGATGAGGTTTATTATGGGGTGCAAACCTTTAGAGCAGTAGAAAATTTTAATATTTCACACGAGAGATTAAAAGACTTTCCTCGTTTTGTTAGAGCTTTAGCAAGGGTTAAAAAAGCAGCCGCTATGGCAAATTACGAGTTAGGCCTTTTAGATAAAAATATCCAAGACGCTATTATTAAGGCTTGTGACAAAATTTTAGAGGGCGGATATTATGATCAATTTGTAGTCGATATGATACAAGGTGGAGCTGGAACAAGTACAAATATGAACGCTAATGAAGTTATAGCTAATATAGGGCTTGAGCTTATGGGACACAAAAAGGGCGAGTATCAATACCTTCATCCAAACGATCATGTTAATTTAAGCCAAAGTACAAATGATGCTTATCCTACCGCTTTACACCTTGCTTTACATGATTATTTAAGTGATCTGGCAAAAGCTATGGAACACCTTAAAAAAGCTTACGAAAGAAAAGCTGAGGAATTTAAAGATGTGCTCAAAATGGGTAGAACTCAGCTTCAAGATGCTGTGCCTATGACTTTAGGTCGTGAGTTTAAAACTTTTGCTGTAATGATAGGAGAAGATATACAAAGAGTTCTAGAAGCTAGAAAATTGATTTTAGAAATCAATTTAGGGGGAACGGCTATAGGAACAGGTATTAATTCTCATCCTGATTATCCAAAAATAGTAGAAGGAAAAATAAGGGAAGTGACCGGCTTTGAATACACCGTAGCAGAGGATCTTATCGAAGCAACTCAAGATACAGGTGCTTATGTCCAAATTTCAGGTGTTTTAAAACGCGTTGCAACAAAACTTTCTAAAGTATGTAATGACTTAAGACTTTTAAGCAGTGGTCCAAAATGCGGTCTTAATGAAATTAATTTACCAAAAATGCAACCAGGCAGTTCTATTATGCCAGGTAAAGTAAATCCTGTTATCCCTGAGGTTGTAAATCAAGTTTGTTATGCTGTAATTGGAGCGGATGTGACTGTTACTTTTGCAAGCGAGGGCGGACAATTACAACTTAATGTTTTTGAACCTGTGATCGCATATAGTTTATTTAATTCTATTGTTATGCTTGAAAAAGCAATGTATACCTTAGCAGATAAATGTATCGATGGTATTAGCGCTAATGAAAAAATTTGTTCTGACTTTGTTTATAACTCAGTAGGAATCGTAACTGCTTTAAATCCTTACATAGGCTATGAAAATTCAGCAAGTATTGCTAAAGAGGCGATGAGCACAGGCAAAAGAGTAGCTGATATTGCGCTCGAAAGAGGACTTTTAAGTAAGGAGCAAATCGATGAAATTCTAACTCCTGCAAATATGTTAAATCCACATATGGAAGCTAAAAAATAGTATAAAGGCTAAACCATGGATATAATGATAATTTTGCAAATAATCGTTCTCCTTGGAGCAATTTTTATAGGAATTCGCCTAGGAGGTATAGCTATAGGCTATGCAGGTGGACTTGGTGTTGTTGTATTAGGACTTGTTTTAGGGATGAAACCAGGAAATATTCCTTGGGATGTAATCTTAATCATAGCTGCAGCCATTGCAGCTATTTCTGCGATGCAACAAGCAGGTGGGCTTGATTATATGGTAAGGGTTACGGAAAAAATTTTAAGATCTAAGCCTAGATTTATTAATTATCTTGCTCCAGCTTGTGGATGGTTGCTTACCATCTTAGCAGGAACAGGAAATGCTGTATTTTCTTTAATGCCTGTTGTAGTTGATGTAGCAAAGTCTCAAAATATTAAACCAAGCGCCCCGCTTTCGTTGATGGTTGTATCCTCACAGATCGGTATTACTGCATCTCCTGTAAGTGCAGCTGTGGTTTATATGAGTGGGGTTTTAGAGCCACTAGGATGGAATTATCCAACTTTAATCGGAATTTGGATAAGTACTACTTTTATAGCTTGTATGATAACAGCTTTTATAGTAAGCTTGATCACACCTATGGATTTAAGTAAAGATGCAGTTTATCAAGAACGCTTAAAAGCAGGTCTTGTTAAAGATGCAGGCGCTATCTTACATAGTGAAGATAAACCAGGCGCTAAGCTTTCGGTAGGAATTTTTCTTATCACTGTTTTAGCGGTTGTATTTTACGCAACTGCGATTTCAAGCAATATTAAATGGATTGATCCGGTTGTAGTTCCAAGAGATGCGGCTATCATGAGCTTTTTGCTTACCGCGGCAACTTTGATTACTTGGCTTTGTAAGGTTGAACCAAGCAAAATTCTTGATACAAGCGTATTTAAAAGTGGTATGACTGCCTGTGTTTGTGTTTTTGGTGTAGCATGGCTTGGAAACACTTTTGTTGCAGGACATGAAGCTTCTATTAAAGAAGTGGCAGGTGAATGGGTAAAACAAACCCCAGCTATGCTTGCGGTGGCTTTTTTCTTTGCAAGTATGCTTTTATATTCTCAAGCGGCAACTGCAAAGGCTATTGTGCCTGTAATTGTTACTGCTTTAGGAATTAGTGCAGCAAATCCGCAGGATTCTTATATGCTTGTAGCTTGTTTTGCAGCGGTTTCAGCGCTTTTTGTACTTCCAACTTATCCTACCTTATTAGGCGCTGTACAAATGGATGATACAGGTACTACTAGAATTGGAAAATTTATTTTCAATCACTCTTTCTTTATACCAGGAGTTTTAGCTATCGCAATTGCTGTAGCTTTAGGTTTCGTAATCGCTCCTATGCTAATATAATAGCCCTTTTTGGGCTATTACTAATTTTATGATATATTAAATTATAATTTTTATCTTTGGAATTGTAATGAGATATAAAACCATTATTTTTTTTATTTTTAGCTATGATTTTTTCTGCATGTTCTACTCATCAGGAAAAAAATGTATTTTATCAGCAAAATTTATTCTCTCAAACTTGTAATCAACAGTTTTTTCAAGAAGAACAGGATAAAATCAATCAAAATGATGATGTGATTTTTACAGGCTTAAATACGGGCTATATTGCAAGAGATTGCAAGGATTTTAACTTAAGTAATTCTATTTTTGATAAGGTTGAAGATTCTTATAAATACGATGTGGATTTGCAAAGTTTGACCCAAAAAAGCACAAGAGCGCTTACATCTACTTTGATAAATGAGGGTATCAATGATTATCAAGGTGCTTGGTATGAAAGAACTATGCTTAATGTTTACAAGGGTTTAAATTTTATGAGTTTGGGGGATTTTGTTAATGCTAGGGTGGAATTTAACCGTGCATTGATGAGGCAAGAAAAAGCAAAAGAGTATTTTGCTTCTGAAATTAAAAAGGCATATCAAGAGGCTAGTGAGGAAAAAAGTTTAAAACAAAATATCGATAACAATATAAAAATTGTTTCAAAACAGTATGAAAATCTTTTTAAAGATTTTAATGCGCAAAAGGATTATACCAATCCTTATGTGACTTATATTTCATCTATATTTTTCTTTATGGATTATGATTATAAAAAAGCAGCAGATTTGCTTAAAGAAGTTTATGTGCTGAATTTAAATAAAGAAATAGAAAAAGAATTTAAGATCTTTGATCAATATTCAAGCAGTTTAAATCCAAAAAAATTAAAAAAGTATATTTTTATAATATATGAAAATGGATTAAGTCCCGCTTTGGATGAATTTAATTTAACTTTGCCATTTATCTTTGATGATTATATTACGACTGCTAGTGTTGCTTTACCTATTTTAAAAAAGCGTAATGCTTCTTATGATTATTTAAATATCGCAAATAATCATCAAAAATTTATAAGCTCTAATGTTTTTGATTTTGATCAAATT
It contains:
- a CDS encoding Uracil-DNA glycosylase, family 1, whose protein sequence is MEKITINIEDIKINDDWKEFLKEEFNKNYFLEIKKRYIQALNNNAIIYPPANLTFNAFNLTPLDELKIVLLGQDPYHQPNQAMGLSFSVPYGVKIPPSLLNIYKELKTDLDIEPSKSGDLSSWAKQGILLLNSILSVEAGKPASHSSWGWQEFSDAVISKLSLEKSGLIFMLWGNYAKSKKALIDTNKHFILEAAHPSPLARTGFLGCKHFSKANEILRNLGKNPINWQLD
- a CDS encoding Aspartate ammonia-lyase → MGTRKEHDFIGELEISDEVYYGVQTFRAVENFNISHERLKDFPRFVRALARVKKAAAMANYELGLLDKNIQDAIIKACDKILEGGYYDQFVVDMIQGGAGTSTNMNANEVIANIGLELMGHKKGEYQYLHPNDHVNLSQSTNDAYPTALHLALHDYLSDLAKAMEHLKKAYERKAEEFKDVLKMGRTQLQDAVPMTLGREFKTFAVMIGEDIQRVLEARKLILEINLGGTAIGTGINSHPDYPKIVEGKIREVTGFEYTVAEDLIEATQDTGAYVQISGVLKRVATKLSKVCNDLRLLSSGPKCGLNEINLPKMQPGSSIMPGKVNPVIPEVVNQVCYAVIGADVTVTFASEGGQLQLNVFEPVIAYSLFNSIVMLEKAMYTLADKCIDGISANEKICSDFVYNSVGIVTALNPYIGYENSASIAKEAMSTGKRVADIALERGLLSKEQIDEILTPANMLNPHMEAKK
- a CDS encoding Anaerobic C4-dicarboxylate transporter DcuB: MDIMIILQIIVLLGAIFIGIRLGGIAIGYAGGLGVVVLGLVLGMKPGNIPWDVILIIAAAIAAISAMQQAGGLDYMVRVTEKILRSKPRFINYLAPACGWLLTILAGTGNAVFSLMPVVVDVAKSQNIKPSAPLSLMVVSSQIGITASPVSAAVVYMSGVLEPLGWNYPTLIGIWISTTFIACMITAFIVSLITPMDLSKDAVYQERLKAGLVKDAGAILHSEDKPGAKLSVGIFLITVLAVVFYATAISSNIKWIDPVVVPRDAAIMSFLLTAATLITWLCKVEPSKILDTSVFKSGMTACVCVFGVAWLGNTFVAGHEASIKEVAGEWVKQTPAMLAVAFFFASMLLYSQAATAKAIVPVIVTALGISAANPQDSYMLVACFAAVSALFVLPTYPTLLGAVQMDDTGTTRIGKFIFNHSFFIPGVLAIAIAVALGFVIAPMLI
- a CDS encoding Putative lipoprotein, whose amino-acid sequence is MIFSACSTHQEKNVFYQQNLFSQTCNQQFFQEEQDKINQNDDVIFTGLNTGYIARDCKDFNLSNSIFDKVEDSYKYDVDLQSLTQKSTRALTSTLINEGINDYQGAWYERTMLNVYKGLNFMSLGDFVNARVEFNRALMRQEKAKEYFASEIKKAYQEASEEKSLKQNIDNNIKIVSKQYENLFKDFNAQKDYTNPYVTYISSIFFFMDYDYKKAADLLKEVYVLNLNKEIEKEFKIFDQYSSSLNPKKLKKYIFIIYENGLSPALDEFNLTLPFIFDDYITTASVALPILKKRNASYDYLNIANNHQKFISSNVFDFDQIVASEFKANLTSTIIKSLISSIVKTSLNVTAAKNDESGILSLATNIFSIATTRSDLRFWNFLPKNIQVLMIENDGLVQIYDDKNQRIYSSELDTNKNVLIMVRSFSSQFPARIYKIEN